The Vulpes vulpes isolate BD-2025 chromosome 10, VulVul3, whole genome shotgun sequence genome has a window encoding:
- the SALL2 gene encoding sal-like protein 2 isoform X1 has protein sequence MAHETGRSSRLGGPCGEPAEPGGDASEDDHPQVCAKCCAQFTDPAEFLAHQNACSTEPPVMVIIGGQENPSSSATSSEPRAEGRRSPQVMEAEHSTPPAPGGAAPADPSWGPERRVEEPAGHFLVAATGTGAGGGGGLILASPKLGATPLPPESAPAPPPPPPPPPPPPPPGVGSGHLNIPLILEELRVLQQRQIHQMQMTEQICRQVLLLGSLGQAAGTPASPSELPGTGPAASAKPLLPLFSPIKPVQSGKTLAPSSSSSSSSSGAEAPKQAFFHLYHPLGAQPAFPAGGAGRSHKPAAAASAALPGSAEPLMASPHLAFPGATGLLAAQCLGAARGLEAAASPGLLKPKNGSGELGYGEVMGPLEKPGGRHKCRFCAKVFGSDSALQIHLRSHTGERPYKCNVCGNRFTTRGNLKVHFHRHREKYPHVQMNPHPVPEHLDYVLTSSGLPYGMSVPPEKAEEEVAAAAGGGERKPLAASSAALSATESLTLLSTGAGAAAAPALPAFNKFVLMKAVEPKSKADENTPPGAEGSGAAGVAEGGPAARLQLSKLVTSLPSWALLTSHFKSAGGFPFPYVLEPLGASPSETSKLQQLVEKIDRQGAGAAASATSGAPPASGPAASAAASGPNQCVICLRVLSCPRALRLHYGQHGGERPFKCKVCGRAFSTRGNLRAHFVGHKASPAARAQNSCPICQKKFTNAVSLQQHVRMHLGGQIPNGAAAPDQGAELPAVPGPGPGPQPPSQQPSPEEELSEDEDDDEDDDEDGTDEDSLAGRGSESGGEKAISVRGDSEEASGAEEDVGATAAAGAAGQAGQDGPRPEVDEQGAQQPCLAAPPPPERPEETLSPEQGGAASALGAQEPERGEAEAAAAAREGPREGEGGGGAPGEELGAPEARRKEAGEGSGRKACELCAQTSLEEPQKAHPGEGPLFTCVFCRQSFLERAILKKHMLLAHHQVQPFAPHGPQNIAALSLVPGCSPSVTSPGLSPFPRKDDPTIP, from the exons ATGGCGCACGAAACCGGGAGGAGCTCTCGCCTCGGGgggccctgcggggagccggcGGAGCCCGGAG GCGACGCCAGCGAGGACGACCACCCCCAGGTCTGCGCCAAGTGCTGCGCGCAGTTCACCGACCCAGCCGAATTCCTCGCGCACCAGAATGCGTGTTCTACCGAGCCCCCTGTCATGGTGATAATCGGGGGCCAGGAGAACCCCAGCAGCTCCGCGACGTCTTCCGAGCCCCGGGCGGAGGGTCGGAGGAGCCCCCAGGTCATGGAGGCCGAGCACAGCACCCCGCCGGCCCCCGGGGGCGCCGCGCCCGCGGACCCCAGCTGGGGCCCGGAGCGGAGAGTGGAGGAGCCCGCGGGCCACTTCCTGGTCGCCGCCACCGGcacgggcgcggggggcggcgggggcctgATCTTGGCCAGTCCCAAGCTGGGAGCGACCCCGCTGCCTCCCGAAtccgcccccgcgccgccgccgccgccgccgccgccgccgccaccgcccccCCCGGGGGTGGGCAGCGGCCACCTGAACATCCCGCTGATCCTGGAGGAGCTGCGGGTGCTGCAGCAGCGCCAGATCCACCAGATGCAGATGACGGAGCAGATCTGCCGCCAGGTGCTGCTGCTCGGCTCCCTGGGCCAGGCCGCGGGCACGCCCGCcagcccctccgagctgcccgGGACGGGGCCCGCCGCCTCCGCGAAGCCCCTGCTGCCCCTCTTCAGCCCCATCAAGCCCGTGCAAAGCGGCAAGACGCTGGCGCCGtcctcgtcgtcgtcgtcgtcgtcctcGGGGGCCGAAGCGCCCAAGCAGGCGTTCTTCCATCTGTACCACCCGCTGGGGGCGCAGCCCGCTTTCCCCGCCGGGGGCGCCGGGCGGAGCCACAagccggccgccgccgcctccgcagCCCTGCCCGGCAGCGCGGAGCCGCTGATGGCCTCGCCGCACCTGGCGTTCCCCGGCGCCACGGGGCTGCTGGCGGCGCAGTGCCTGGGCGCGGCTCGGGGCCTCGAGGCCGCCGCCTCCCCGGGGCTCCTGAAGCCAAAGAACGGAAGCGGTGAGCTGGGCTACGGGGAAGTGATGGGCCCCCTGGAGAAGCCCGGCGGCCGGCACAAATGCCGCTTCTGTGCCAAAGTGTTCGGTAGTGACAGTGCGCTGCAGATCCATCTGCGTTCCCACACAGGTGAGCGGCCCTATAAGTGTAATGTCTGTGGCAACCGCTTTACCACGCGCGGCAACCTCAAGGTGCACTTCCACCGGCATCGCGAGAAGTACCCGCACGTGCAGATGAACCCGCACCCGGTGCCCGAGCACCTGGACTACGTCCTGACCAGCAGCGGCCTGCCCTACGGTATGTCGGTGCCGCCGGAGAAGGCCGAGGAGGAGGTGGCCGCGGCGGCCGGCGGCGGGGAGCGCAAGCCCCTGGCGGCCTCCAGCGCAGCGCTCAGCGCCACCGAGAGCCTCACGCTGCTGTCCACCGGGGCGggcgcggccgccgcccccgcgctccccgcctTCAACAAGTTCGTGCTCATGAAGGCGGTCGAGCCGAAGAGCAAGGCCGACGAAAACACGCCCCCGGGGGCCGAGGGCTCAGGCGCGGCCGGGGTGGCGGAGGGGGGCCCGGCGGCCCGTCTGCAGCTGAGCAAGCTGGTGACCTCGCTGCCCAGCTGGGCGCTGCTGACCAGCCACTTCAAGTCCGCAGGCGGCTTTCCCTTCCCCTACGTGCTGGAGCCCCTGGGGGCCTCGCCGTCTGAGACGTCCAAGCTGCAGCAGCTGGTGGAGAAGATCGACCGGCAGGGGGCCGGCGCCGCGGCATCCGCGACCTCGGGGGCGCCCCCCGCCTCGGGGCCCGCGGCCTCGGCGGCCGCCTCGGGCCCCAACCAGTGCGTCATCTGCCTGAGGGTGCTGAGCTGCCCGCGCGCGCTGCGCCTGCACTACGGGCAGCACGGGGGCGAGCGGCCCTTCAAGTGCAAGGTGTGCGGCCGGGCCTTCTCCACGCGGGGCAACCTGCGCGCGCACTTCGTGGGCCACAAGGCCagcccggccgcccgcgcccagAACTCCTGCCCCATCTGCCAGAAGAAGTTCACCAACGCCGTGAGCCTGCAGCAGCACGTCCGCATGCACCTGGGAGGCCAGATCCCCAACGGGGCCGCCGCCCCGGACCAGGGCGCCGAGCTACCCGCCgtccccgggcccggccccggcccgcagCCGCCGTCCCAGCAGCCGTCCCCCGAGGAGGAGCTGTCGGAGGACGAGGACGACGACGAGGACGACGACGAGGACGGGACTGACGAAGACTCCCTGGCGGGGAGAGGCTCGGAGAGCGGCGGCGAGAAGGCCATCTCGGTGCGCGGGGACTCGGAGGAGGCCTCCGGGGCCGAGGAGGACGTGGGGGCCaccgcggcggcgggggcggcggggcaggcCGGGCAGGACGGGCCGCGGCCGGAGGTCGACGAGCAGGGGGCGCAGCAGCCTTGCCtggccgccccgccgccgcccgagcGCCCCGAGGAGACGCTGTCCCCGGAGCAGGGAGGCGCGGCCTCGGCCCTGGGCGCGCAGGAGCCGGAGCGGGGcgaggcggaggcggcggcggcggcccgggaggggccccgggagggggaaggcggcggcggcgcccccggGGAGGAGCTGGGCGCCCCGGAGGCGCGGAGGAAGGAGGCAGGCGAAGGCAGTGGCCGGAAGGCGTGCGAGCTGTGCGCGCAGACCTCCCTGGAGGAGCCGCAGAAGGCCCACCCCGGGGAAGGGCCGCTCTTCACTTGTGTTTTCTGCAGGCAGAGCTTTCTCGAGCGGGCCATCCTCAAGAAGCACATGCTGCTGGCTCACCACCAGGTACAACCCTTTGCCCCCCACGGCCCTCAGAATATTGCTGCTCTTTCCCTGGTCCCAGGCTGCTCACCTTCCGTCACCTCCCCGGGGCTCTCCCCCTTTCCCCGAAAAGATGACCCCACGATCCCGTGA
- the SALL2 gene encoding sal-like protein 2 isoform X4, producing the protein MVASLTPGPPFTSQARIELGLAQGDASEDDHPQVCAKCCAQFTDPAEFLAHQNACSTEPPVMVIIGGQENPSSSATSSEPRAEGRRSPQVMEAEHSTPPAPGGAAPADPSWGPERRVEEPAGHFLVAATGTGAGGGGGLILASPKLGATPLPPESAPAPPPPPPPPPPPPPPGVGSGHLNIPLILEELRVLQQRQIHQMQMTEQICRQVLLLGSLGQAAGTPASPSELPGTGPAASAKPLLPLFSPIKPVQSGKTLAPSSSSSSSSSGAEAPKQAFFHLYHPLGAQPAFPAGGAGRSHKPAAAASAALPGSAEPLMASPHLAFPGATGLLAAQCLGAARGLEAAASPGLLKPKNGSGELGYGEVMGPLEKPGGRHKCRFCAKVFGSDSALQIHLRSHTGERPYKCNVCGNRFTTRGNLKVHFHRHREKYPHVQMNPHPVPEHLDYVLTSSGLPYGMSVPPEKAEEEVAAAAGGGERKPLAASSAALSATESLTLLSTGAGAAAAPALPAFNKFVLMKAVEPKSKADENTPPGAEGSGAAGVAEGGPAARLQLSKLVTSLPSWALLTSHFKSAGGFPFPYVLEPLGASPSETSKLQQLVEKIDRQGAGAAASATSGAPPASGPAASAAASGPNQCVICLRVLSCPRALRLHYGQHGGERPFKCKVCGRAFSTRGNLRAHFVGHKASPAARAQNSCPICQKKFTNAVSLQQHVRMHLGGQIPNGAAAPDQGAELPAVPGPGPGPQPPSQQPSPEEELSEDEDDDEDDDEDGTDEDSLAGRGSESGGEKAISVRGDSEEASGAEEDVGATAAAGAAGQAGQDGPRPEVDEQGAQQPCLAAPPPPERPEETLSPEQGGAASALGAQEPERGEAEAAAAAREGPREGEGGGGAPGEELGAPEARRKEAGEGSGRKACELCAQTSLEEPQKAHPGEGPLFTCVFCRQSFLERAILKKHMLLAHHQVQPFAPHGPQNIAALSLVPGCSPSVTSPGLSPFPRKDDPTIP; encoded by the exons ATGGTTGCATCACTGACCCCTGGACCTCCGTTTACCAGCCAGGCCAGGATAGAACTGGGGTTAGCACAAG GCGACGCCAGCGAGGACGACCACCCCCAGGTCTGCGCCAAGTGCTGCGCGCAGTTCACCGACCCAGCCGAATTCCTCGCGCACCAGAATGCGTGTTCTACCGAGCCCCCTGTCATGGTGATAATCGGGGGCCAGGAGAACCCCAGCAGCTCCGCGACGTCTTCCGAGCCCCGGGCGGAGGGTCGGAGGAGCCCCCAGGTCATGGAGGCCGAGCACAGCACCCCGCCGGCCCCCGGGGGCGCCGCGCCCGCGGACCCCAGCTGGGGCCCGGAGCGGAGAGTGGAGGAGCCCGCGGGCCACTTCCTGGTCGCCGCCACCGGcacgggcgcggggggcggcgggggcctgATCTTGGCCAGTCCCAAGCTGGGAGCGACCCCGCTGCCTCCCGAAtccgcccccgcgccgccgccgccgccgccgccgccgccgccaccgcccccCCCGGGGGTGGGCAGCGGCCACCTGAACATCCCGCTGATCCTGGAGGAGCTGCGGGTGCTGCAGCAGCGCCAGATCCACCAGATGCAGATGACGGAGCAGATCTGCCGCCAGGTGCTGCTGCTCGGCTCCCTGGGCCAGGCCGCGGGCACGCCCGCcagcccctccgagctgcccgGGACGGGGCCCGCCGCCTCCGCGAAGCCCCTGCTGCCCCTCTTCAGCCCCATCAAGCCCGTGCAAAGCGGCAAGACGCTGGCGCCGtcctcgtcgtcgtcgtcgtcgtcctcGGGGGCCGAAGCGCCCAAGCAGGCGTTCTTCCATCTGTACCACCCGCTGGGGGCGCAGCCCGCTTTCCCCGCCGGGGGCGCCGGGCGGAGCCACAagccggccgccgccgcctccgcagCCCTGCCCGGCAGCGCGGAGCCGCTGATGGCCTCGCCGCACCTGGCGTTCCCCGGCGCCACGGGGCTGCTGGCGGCGCAGTGCCTGGGCGCGGCTCGGGGCCTCGAGGCCGCCGCCTCCCCGGGGCTCCTGAAGCCAAAGAACGGAAGCGGTGAGCTGGGCTACGGGGAAGTGATGGGCCCCCTGGAGAAGCCCGGCGGCCGGCACAAATGCCGCTTCTGTGCCAAAGTGTTCGGTAGTGACAGTGCGCTGCAGATCCATCTGCGTTCCCACACAGGTGAGCGGCCCTATAAGTGTAATGTCTGTGGCAACCGCTTTACCACGCGCGGCAACCTCAAGGTGCACTTCCACCGGCATCGCGAGAAGTACCCGCACGTGCAGATGAACCCGCACCCGGTGCCCGAGCACCTGGACTACGTCCTGACCAGCAGCGGCCTGCCCTACGGTATGTCGGTGCCGCCGGAGAAGGCCGAGGAGGAGGTGGCCGCGGCGGCCGGCGGCGGGGAGCGCAAGCCCCTGGCGGCCTCCAGCGCAGCGCTCAGCGCCACCGAGAGCCTCACGCTGCTGTCCACCGGGGCGggcgcggccgccgcccccgcgctccccgcctTCAACAAGTTCGTGCTCATGAAGGCGGTCGAGCCGAAGAGCAAGGCCGACGAAAACACGCCCCCGGGGGCCGAGGGCTCAGGCGCGGCCGGGGTGGCGGAGGGGGGCCCGGCGGCCCGTCTGCAGCTGAGCAAGCTGGTGACCTCGCTGCCCAGCTGGGCGCTGCTGACCAGCCACTTCAAGTCCGCAGGCGGCTTTCCCTTCCCCTACGTGCTGGAGCCCCTGGGGGCCTCGCCGTCTGAGACGTCCAAGCTGCAGCAGCTGGTGGAGAAGATCGACCGGCAGGGGGCCGGCGCCGCGGCATCCGCGACCTCGGGGGCGCCCCCCGCCTCGGGGCCCGCGGCCTCGGCGGCCGCCTCGGGCCCCAACCAGTGCGTCATCTGCCTGAGGGTGCTGAGCTGCCCGCGCGCGCTGCGCCTGCACTACGGGCAGCACGGGGGCGAGCGGCCCTTCAAGTGCAAGGTGTGCGGCCGGGCCTTCTCCACGCGGGGCAACCTGCGCGCGCACTTCGTGGGCCACAAGGCCagcccggccgcccgcgcccagAACTCCTGCCCCATCTGCCAGAAGAAGTTCACCAACGCCGTGAGCCTGCAGCAGCACGTCCGCATGCACCTGGGAGGCCAGATCCCCAACGGGGCCGCCGCCCCGGACCAGGGCGCCGAGCTACCCGCCgtccccgggcccggccccggcccgcagCCGCCGTCCCAGCAGCCGTCCCCCGAGGAGGAGCTGTCGGAGGACGAGGACGACGACGAGGACGACGACGAGGACGGGACTGACGAAGACTCCCTGGCGGGGAGAGGCTCGGAGAGCGGCGGCGAGAAGGCCATCTCGGTGCGCGGGGACTCGGAGGAGGCCTCCGGGGCCGAGGAGGACGTGGGGGCCaccgcggcggcgggggcggcggggcaggcCGGGCAGGACGGGCCGCGGCCGGAGGTCGACGAGCAGGGGGCGCAGCAGCCTTGCCtggccgccccgccgccgcccgagcGCCCCGAGGAGACGCTGTCCCCGGAGCAGGGAGGCGCGGCCTCGGCCCTGGGCGCGCAGGAGCCGGAGCGGGGcgaggcggaggcggcggcggcggcccgggaggggccccgggagggggaaggcggcggcggcgcccccggGGAGGAGCTGGGCGCCCCGGAGGCGCGGAGGAAGGAGGCAGGCGAAGGCAGTGGCCGGAAGGCGTGCGAGCTGTGCGCGCAGACCTCCCTGGAGGAGCCGCAGAAGGCCCACCCCGGGGAAGGGCCGCTCTTCACTTGTGTTTTCTGCAGGCAGAGCTTTCTCGAGCGGGCCATCCTCAAGAAGCACATGCTGCTGGCTCACCACCAGGTACAACCCTTTGCCCCCCACGGCCCTCAGAATATTGCTGCTCTTTCCCTGGTCCCAGGCTGCTCACCTTCCGTCACCTCCCCGGGGCTCTCCCCCTTTCCCCGAAAAGATGACCCCACGATCCCGTGA
- the SALL2 gene encoding sal-like protein 2 isoform X2 → MAHETGRSSRLGGPCGEPAEPGGDASEDDHPQVCAKCCAQFTDPAEFLAHQNACSTEPPVMVIIGGQENPSSSATSSEPRAEGRRSPQVMEAEHSTPPAPGGAAPADPSWGPERRVEEPAGHFLVAATGTGAGGGGGLILASPKLGATPLPPESAPAPPPPPPPPPPPPPPGVGSGHLNIPLILEELRVLQQRQIHQMQMTEQICRQVLLLGSLGQAAGTPASPSELPGTGPAASAKPLLPLFSPIKPVQSGKTLAPSSSSSSSSSGAEAPKQAFFHLYHPLGAQPAFPAGGAGRSHKPAAAASAALPGSAEPLMASPHLAFPGATGLLAAQCLGAARGLEAAASPGLLKPKNGSGERPYKCNVCGNRFTTRGNLKVHFHRHREKYPHVQMNPHPVPEHLDYVLTSSGLPYGMSVPPEKAEEEVAAAAGGGERKPLAASSAALSATESLTLLSTGAGAAAAPALPAFNKFVLMKAVEPKSKADENTPPGAEGSGAAGVAEGGPAARLQLSKLVTSLPSWALLTSHFKSAGGFPFPYVLEPLGASPSETSKLQQLVEKIDRQGAGAAASATSGAPPASGPAASAAASGPNQCVICLRVLSCPRALRLHYGQHGGERPFKCKVCGRAFSTRGNLRAHFVGHKASPAARAQNSCPICQKKFTNAVSLQQHVRMHLGGQIPNGAAAPDQGAELPAVPGPGPGPQPPSQQPSPEEELSEDEDDDEDDDEDGTDEDSLAGRGSESGGEKAISVRGDSEEASGAEEDVGATAAAGAAGQAGQDGPRPEVDEQGAQQPCLAAPPPPERPEETLSPEQGGAASALGAQEPERGEAEAAAAAREGPREGEGGGGAPGEELGAPEARRKEAGEGSGRKACELCAQTSLEEPQKAHPGEGPLFTCVFCRQSFLERAILKKHMLLAHHQVQPFAPHGPQNIAALSLVPGCSPSVTSPGLSPFPRKDDPTIP, encoded by the exons ATGGCGCACGAAACCGGGAGGAGCTCTCGCCTCGGGgggccctgcggggagccggcGGAGCCCGGAG GCGACGCCAGCGAGGACGACCACCCCCAGGTCTGCGCCAAGTGCTGCGCGCAGTTCACCGACCCAGCCGAATTCCTCGCGCACCAGAATGCGTGTTCTACCGAGCCCCCTGTCATGGTGATAATCGGGGGCCAGGAGAACCCCAGCAGCTCCGCGACGTCTTCCGAGCCCCGGGCGGAGGGTCGGAGGAGCCCCCAGGTCATGGAGGCCGAGCACAGCACCCCGCCGGCCCCCGGGGGCGCCGCGCCCGCGGACCCCAGCTGGGGCCCGGAGCGGAGAGTGGAGGAGCCCGCGGGCCACTTCCTGGTCGCCGCCACCGGcacgggcgcggggggcggcgggggcctgATCTTGGCCAGTCCCAAGCTGGGAGCGACCCCGCTGCCTCCCGAAtccgcccccgcgccgccgccgccgccgccgccgccgccgccaccgcccccCCCGGGGGTGGGCAGCGGCCACCTGAACATCCCGCTGATCCTGGAGGAGCTGCGGGTGCTGCAGCAGCGCCAGATCCACCAGATGCAGATGACGGAGCAGATCTGCCGCCAGGTGCTGCTGCTCGGCTCCCTGGGCCAGGCCGCGGGCACGCCCGCcagcccctccgagctgcccgGGACGGGGCCCGCCGCCTCCGCGAAGCCCCTGCTGCCCCTCTTCAGCCCCATCAAGCCCGTGCAAAGCGGCAAGACGCTGGCGCCGtcctcgtcgtcgtcgtcgtcgtcctcGGGGGCCGAAGCGCCCAAGCAGGCGTTCTTCCATCTGTACCACCCGCTGGGGGCGCAGCCCGCTTTCCCCGCCGGGGGCGCCGGGCGGAGCCACAagccggccgccgccgcctccgcagCCCTGCCCGGCAGCGCGGAGCCGCTGATGGCCTCGCCGCACCTGGCGTTCCCCGGCGCCACGGGGCTGCTGGCGGCGCAGTGCCTGGGCGCGGCTCGGGGCCTCGAGGCCGCCGCCTCCCCGGGGCTCCTGAAGCCAAAGAACGGAAGCG GTGAGCGGCCCTATAAGTGTAATGTCTGTGGCAACCGCTTTACCACGCGCGGCAACCTCAAGGTGCACTTCCACCGGCATCGCGAGAAGTACCCGCACGTGCAGATGAACCCGCACCCGGTGCCCGAGCACCTGGACTACGTCCTGACCAGCAGCGGCCTGCCCTACGGTATGTCGGTGCCGCCGGAGAAGGCCGAGGAGGAGGTGGCCGCGGCGGCCGGCGGCGGGGAGCGCAAGCCCCTGGCGGCCTCCAGCGCAGCGCTCAGCGCCACCGAGAGCCTCACGCTGCTGTCCACCGGGGCGggcgcggccgccgcccccgcgctccccgcctTCAACAAGTTCGTGCTCATGAAGGCGGTCGAGCCGAAGAGCAAGGCCGACGAAAACACGCCCCCGGGGGCCGAGGGCTCAGGCGCGGCCGGGGTGGCGGAGGGGGGCCCGGCGGCCCGTCTGCAGCTGAGCAAGCTGGTGACCTCGCTGCCCAGCTGGGCGCTGCTGACCAGCCACTTCAAGTCCGCAGGCGGCTTTCCCTTCCCCTACGTGCTGGAGCCCCTGGGGGCCTCGCCGTCTGAGACGTCCAAGCTGCAGCAGCTGGTGGAGAAGATCGACCGGCAGGGGGCCGGCGCCGCGGCATCCGCGACCTCGGGGGCGCCCCCCGCCTCGGGGCCCGCGGCCTCGGCGGCCGCCTCGGGCCCCAACCAGTGCGTCATCTGCCTGAGGGTGCTGAGCTGCCCGCGCGCGCTGCGCCTGCACTACGGGCAGCACGGGGGCGAGCGGCCCTTCAAGTGCAAGGTGTGCGGCCGGGCCTTCTCCACGCGGGGCAACCTGCGCGCGCACTTCGTGGGCCACAAGGCCagcccggccgcccgcgcccagAACTCCTGCCCCATCTGCCAGAAGAAGTTCACCAACGCCGTGAGCCTGCAGCAGCACGTCCGCATGCACCTGGGAGGCCAGATCCCCAACGGGGCCGCCGCCCCGGACCAGGGCGCCGAGCTACCCGCCgtccccgggcccggccccggcccgcagCCGCCGTCCCAGCAGCCGTCCCCCGAGGAGGAGCTGTCGGAGGACGAGGACGACGACGAGGACGACGACGAGGACGGGACTGACGAAGACTCCCTGGCGGGGAGAGGCTCGGAGAGCGGCGGCGAGAAGGCCATCTCGGTGCGCGGGGACTCGGAGGAGGCCTCCGGGGCCGAGGAGGACGTGGGGGCCaccgcggcggcgggggcggcggggcaggcCGGGCAGGACGGGCCGCGGCCGGAGGTCGACGAGCAGGGGGCGCAGCAGCCTTGCCtggccgccccgccgccgcccgagcGCCCCGAGGAGACGCTGTCCCCGGAGCAGGGAGGCGCGGCCTCGGCCCTGGGCGCGCAGGAGCCGGAGCGGGGcgaggcggaggcggcggcggcggcccgggaggggccccgggagggggaaggcggcggcggcgcccccggGGAGGAGCTGGGCGCCCCGGAGGCGCGGAGGAAGGAGGCAGGCGAAGGCAGTGGCCGGAAGGCGTGCGAGCTGTGCGCGCAGACCTCCCTGGAGGAGCCGCAGAAGGCCCACCCCGGGGAAGGGCCGCTCTTCACTTGTGTTTTCTGCAGGCAGAGCTTTCTCGAGCGGGCCATCCTCAAGAAGCACATGCTGCTGGCTCACCACCAGGTACAACCCTTTGCCCCCCACGGCCCTCAGAATATTGCTGCTCTTTCCCTGGTCCCAGGCTGCTCACCTTCCGTCACCTCCCCGGGGCTCTCCCCCTTTCCCCGAAAAGATGACCCCACGATCCCGTGA